In Gymnogyps californianus isolate 813 chromosome 1, ASM1813914v2, whole genome shotgun sequence, the following are encoded in one genomic region:
- the CCDC77 gene encoding coiled-coil domain-containing protein 77 has translation MSATDCSPGTSPRSRRLATPHVSSRYASSQSPSQEDVTPLPSINERLAFLHPSRELLEYYRKKIADFDEEHEDLVKRLERYKETYDEQHKLQWEVRQREEEIAELQKALSDMQVYLFQEREQVLRLYSENDRLKIRELEDRKKIQHLLALVGTDKGEVTYFHKEPPHKVTVLQRPAKSRESHERNDTSRTGTKRSTSKPAAKGEKPEYPERYQRDNQTLLLQVEALQAQIEEQTRLSKEQVEALLEDRRIHMDEAQVQHQRDQDKIKTITDKLHKTQNLLYESTRDFLQLKFDARANEKAWMAEKDSLLRKLDKDLDQLIISREPGREKKQRDTKKMLRADDGAWKLHSREIKSLQEQLMQEQRLSNMYREQCVTLEGELARIREEGDVGRELFKERSEKMGKRLKLMTQRYEALEKRRNMEVEGFKNDIKQLRQKLKDVEKQLFKVTLNIGPDQDLAILHEIRQGNRLTRKIQGELKNLKAKIYGLENELRVC, from the exons ATGAGCGCGACGGACTGCTCTCCGGGGACCTCCCCTCGCTCCAGAAG GCTGGCAACCCCCCATGTCTCATCCAGATATGCTAGTTCTCAGTCTCCGAGTCAGGAGGACGTTACTCCTCTCCCTTCAATCAATGAGCGCTTGgcctttctccatccctcccgGGAGCTGCTGGAATACTACCGCAAGAAGATTGCTGACTTTGATGAGGAACATGAGGATTTGGTAAAAAGGCTGGAGAGATACAAAGAAACGTATGATGAGCAG CACAAATTGCAATGGGAAGTACGTCAGCGAGAAGAGGAGATTGCGGAGTTGCAAAAGGCTTTGAGTGATATGCAAGTCTACCTCTTCCAGGAGAGGGAACAAGTCCTTCGTCTTTACTCAGAGAATGACCGGCTGAAAATCAG GGAATTGgaggatagaaaaaaaattcagcatctCCTGGCGTTAGTGGGAACAGACAAAGGAGAAGTTACATATTTTCACAAGGAGCCTCCACATAAG GTTACTGTTCTGCAAAGGCCAGCTAAATCCAGAGAGTCACATGAACGAAATGATACTTCTAGAACAG GCACCAAGAGGAGCacttcaaaaccagcagcaaaaggagagaaaccaGAATATCCTGAGAGATACCAGAGAGATAATCAAACACTTCTACTTCAG GTGGAGGCCCTGCAAGCTCAGATAGAAGAACAGACACGGTTATCCAAGGAACAAGTTGAGGCACTACTAGAGGACAGGCGGATTCACATGGACGAAGCCCAAGTCCAGCATCAGAGGGACCAGGACAAGATCAAAACTATAACAGATAA ACTCCATAAGACCCAAAATCTTTTATATGAGAGCACCCGTGACTTTCTCCAGCTCAAGTTTGATGCCCGAGCCAATGAGAAAGCATGGATGGCAGAGAAGGACAGTCTGTTGAGGAAACTTGACAAAGATCTGGATCAGCTTATTATCAGCAGGGAgccaggaagagagaagaagcaGAGAGATACCAAGAAGATGCTTCGAGCAGATGATGGAGCTTGGAAACtccacagcagagaaataaag TCACTGCAAGAACAGCTAATGCAGGAACAGCGTCTATCAAACATGTATAGAGAGCAGTGTGTCACCCTGGAAGGCGAGCTGGCTAGGATTCGTGAGGAGGGAGATGTTGGCAGAGAACTCTTTAAG GAACGCTCAGAAAAGATGGGGAAGCGCCTGAAGCTGATGACTCAGCGATATGAGGCCTTGGAAAAACGTCGTAATATGGAAGTGGAAGGCTTCAAGAATGACATTAAACAGCTTCGGCAGAAGCTGAAAGATGTagagaagcagctttttaag gtgACTCTGAATATTGGACCAGACCAGGATCTTGCAATTCTACATGAGATCCGCCAAGGAAACAGACTAACCCGTAAAATTCAAGGAGAACtaaaaaacttaaaagcaaaaatctatGGCTTAGAGAATGAACTACGGGTCTGCTGA